Proteins from a single region of Ziziphus jujuba cultivar Dongzao chromosome 1, ASM3175591v1:
- the LOC125421690 gene encoding uncharacterized protein LOC125421690 translates to MWKNNKENFQSMGFSTPPPPSSKLRSCRSPVRVMSERKRTSPSNNCGVFHIIHKVPAGDSPYVRAKQVQLIEKDPSRAVSLFWSAINAGDRVDSALKDMAVVMKQLNRSDEAIEAIKSFRHLCPYDSQESIDNVLVELYKRAGRIEEEIEMLQSKLKRIDETIAFGGRKIKIARSQGKKVHITIEQEKSRILGNLAWAYLQQNNYRSAEEHYRKALLLEPDPNKQCNLAICLMYMNRLTEAKSLLQAVRASSGNTPMDESYAKSFERAHQMLTELDQQSLQKPIRNYEDSCKETSTSLTFPINRNLKGDNSFINGGQHHVSGITAPRRWENGHGEETLLLAEQQHREYYCANHLENKECGYGHENKNLRCQSSNLRSTSKHSQESMSVCKRKQDYSENSDESSSVFPGVKQNWVDTVGTESSPLYRKTYCSPAPSSRTLESPFTQPRRCSWGFTDGDKRAGTWENGVAGKWNETFSCRQPRRCSWGFTDGDKKAGTWENDVVGNSNENFSYRQPMKTENLLEHAARNSNEAQMSEVALRNLGSSLPAPFSGDRRSRPWGDSAHVKGYAAAQSVSKPIVSWRNSGYLQINGAGASENVLNGTWRMNGTWENSNLKSSASKDSNLSRKLAEERPLLVDNATASVTSTQGEQNWRFDTTVSGSKTSTEGCSGEKSPCETDILDHHDTENSHPNEDSSLCYKKKSWADMVEEEEQLLLSGGAAEYLDGWSSEEEFNDENLNSNIIQGSPRLLTQMKSLSQKLEFFDLKDGYSTPENTISSRKPTVRRSLCFDQNQKPVDNFSSSPLPKKALNFEDSNSLQVNGKGAVSGKNLKKLRRRNRLQVFQDITLHQASP, encoded by the exons ATGTGGAAAAATAACAAGGAGAATTTTCAGTCAATGGGTTTCTCTACCCCACCACCACCGTCGTCGAAGCTGAGGTCGTGTCGATCTCCGGTGAGGGTAATGTCGGAGAGGAAGAGAACGTCGCCTTCGAACAACTGTGGGGTTTTCCATATTATACATAAAGTGCCCGCCGGAGATTCTCCATATGTCAGGGCCAAACAAGTTCAG TTGATCGAAAAGGATCCAAGTAGAGCCGTATCCCTCTTCTGGTCTGCTATAAATGCTGGTGATAGAGTAGACAGTGCCTTGAAGGACATGGCAGTTGTGATGAAGCAATTGAATCGATCTGATGAGGCAATTGAGGCCATCAAATCCTTTCGTCATCTATGCCCCTATGACTCTCAGGAATCCATTGACAATGTGCTCGTTGAACTGTACAAG AGGGCAGGGAGGATTGAAGAAGAGATTGAGATGCTTCAGTCCAAACTGAAACGAATTGACGAAACCATAGCTTTTGGTGGAAGGAAGATAAAAATAGCAAGATCTCAGGGGAAGAAGGTTCATATAACTATTGAACAAGAGAAATCAAG GATACTAGGTAACTTGGCCTGGGCTTATCTGCAGCAGAATAATTATAGAAGTGCTGAAGAACATTACAG gAAAGCTTTGTTGCTGGAGCCAGATCCGAATAAACAATGCAACTTGGCTATCTGCTTAATGTATATGAACAGACTGACAGAAGCAAAATCACTGCTTCAAGCTGTTAGAGCTTCGTCAGGTAATACACCGATGGATGAATCATATGCCAAGTCCTTCGAACGTGCCCATCAGATGCTGACAGAATTAGATCAACAATCATTGCAAAAACCAATTAGAAATTATGAAGATAGCTGTAAAGAAACATCTACGTCTTTAACATTTCCCATCAACAGAAACTTGAAAGGTGATAATAGCTTCATAAATGGAGGGCAGCATCATGTTTCTGGAATCACAGCTCCTAGAAGGTGGGAAAATGGACATGGAGAAGAGACTTTGCTGTTAGCTGAACAACAGCATAGAGAATATTATTGTGCTAACCACCTTGAGAACAAGGAATGCGGTTATGGGCATGAGAATAAAAACCTGAGATGCCAATCATCAAATTTGAGAAGTACTTCGAAGCATTCTCAAGAAAGTATGTCTGTTTGTAAACGGAAGCAAGATTATTCTGAAAACTCAGATGAAAGTAGTTCTGTGTTTCCTGGTGTCAAACAAAATTGGGTTGATACCGTTGGAACAGAATCAAGCCCTCTATACAGAAAAACATATTGTTCTCCAGCTCCTTCAAGTCGAACTTTGGAATCTCCGTTTACACAACCAAGAAGATGTTCATGGGGTTTTACTGATGGAGATAAGAGAGCAGGAACATGGGAAAATGGTGTTGCTGGCAAGTGGAATGAAACTTTCTCATGCAGGCAACCAAGAAGATGTTCATGGGGATTTACTGATGGAGATAAGAAAGCAGGAACATGGGAAAATGATGTCGTTGGCAACTCGAATGAAAATTTCTCATACAGGCAACCCATGAAAACTGAAAATCTACTGGAACATGCAGCTAGAAATTCGAATGAAGCTCAAATGTCTGAAGTGGCATTGAGAAATTTGGGATCTAGTTTGCCTGCACCATTTAGTGGAGATAGGAGGAGCAGGCCGTGGGGTGATTCTGCTCATGTGAAAGGTTATGCAGCTGCACAATCTGTTTCAAAGCCCATAGTTTCATGGCGCAATAGTGGATACCTGCAAATAAACGGTGCAGGAGCTTCAGAAAATGTATTGAATGGGACTTGGAGAATGAATGGTACTTGGGAAAATAGTAATCTGAAGAGTTCGGCAAGCAAAGACAGTAATTTAAGTAGAAAATTGGCTGAAGAACGGCCATTGCTTGTTGATAATGCTACAGCATCGGTAACTTCCACTCAAGGGGAACAGAATTGGAGGTTTGATACGACTGTTTCAGGCAGCAAAACTAGTACGGAAGGTTGCTCAGGGGAGAAAAGCCCATGTGAGACAGATATTCTCGATCACCATGACACAGAAAATTCACATCCAAATGAGGATTCCTCTTTGTGTTATAAGAAGAAGAGTTGGGCAGATatggttgaagaagaagagcaaCTACTGTTAAGTGGAGGAGCAGCAGAGTATCTTGATGGCTGGAGTAGTGAGGAAGAGTTTAATGATGAGAACCTGAATTCCAATATAATTCAAGGAAGTCCTCGTCTACTGACTCAGATGAAAAGTTTGAGCCAAAAGCTTGAATTCTTCGATCTAAAAGATGGATATAGTACACCTGAGAATACTATTTCATCAAGGAAACCAACTGTTCGACGTTCTCTGTGCTTCGATCAGAACCAGAAGCCAGTAGATAACTTCTCTTCATCACCACTTCCCAAGAAGGCTCTCAACTTTGAGGACTCAAACTCTTTACAGGTAAATGGAAAGGGTGCTGTGTCTGGAAAGAACTTGAAGAAGTTGAGGAGGAGAAACAGGTTGCAGGTCTTTCAAGACATAACACTTCATCAAGCAAGTCCATGA
- the LOC125424363 gene encoding small RNA 2'-O-methyltransferase codes for METGGYPAVAMQKPTLTPKAVIKKRFGDQACYKVEEVVESTEIGCPGLAITQKGPCLYRCSLQLPEVSVVSGTFKKKKEAEQSASELALEKLGIHLTENNPTSEESWDDVVARLKYLFSNEFLKSLHPLSGHLRAALQREGDHCGWIPVSLITICDSKIYNLCKSIDPKVESNPFLVISYVMRAAASLSEVVCTSEGKLWIRRQIQYPHEIIDSVIPKPGSSESFLIRAISIPCLQEKSVEVLNLNVSSTGYYLDFIANQLGLVDASNILVSRPIGKASSETRLYFTAPQSYLLELSSDYLNAKEVIACEGSFNERASYLSGEDIYGDAILASIGYTWKSMDLFHEDLSLQSYYRIILGKIPGGVYKLSRGAILAAELPLAYTTKTNWRGSFPREILCTFCRRHRLSEPVFSTIRTSEAMTSGLNKNLKVNESAVEETQHASGCIVATGAKEEVESGGTFRCEVKIYSKFQDLIIECSPKDSYKRPPDSIQNASLKVLLWLNMYFMNPDMPAERLNCSATELNIQFYPQHLMKAFGLYQSVQNFWHSEIQGGILLQSNRMNMPHTMLGHGIGSFNIEGPDSGVSASNGCLSCISYSVSLLTEGENTKELLESTDEFEFEIGSVSVISHLETVVTQMTVGQSAFFCMDLPPKELILAATDDCERVVPMLASRTCCLEYTITLLRVTEPLEDRMEQALFSPPLSKQRVGFAVQHIKESGATTLVDFGCGAGSLLDSLLNYETSLEKIVGVDISNKSLVRAAKVLHTKLSKKSDADVPFAELKSLVLYDGSILDFDSRLYGFDIGTCLEVIEHMEEDQACLFGDIVLSSFLPRILIVSTPNYEYNVILQKSSLSSQEEDPDDKTQSQSCKFRNHDHKFEWTREQFNHWATELAARHNYSVEFSGVGGSGDLEPGFASQIAVFRRRYPLQGDDLLKDTDIERQYDVVWEWNGGTRSRSAL; via the exons ATGGAAACTGGAGGATACCCAGCTGTTGCAATGCAAAAGCCTACCCTTACTCCCAAGGctgttataaaaaaaagatttggcGATCAGGCATGCTATAAAGTTGAGGAAGTAGTGGAGTCTACTGAAATTGGTTGCCCAGGATTGGCCATCACACAAAAGGGTCCTTGCCTTTATCGTTGTAGCTTGCAACTTCCTGAAGTTTCTGTTGTGTCAGGAACctttaaaaagaagaaggaagctGAGCAATCTGCCTCTGAGTTGGCCTTGGAAAAG CTTGGCATCCATCTTACAGAAAATAACCCTACTTCGGAAGAATCATGGGATGATGTGGTTGCTCGTCTCAAATATTTATTCTCAAATGAG TTCCTCAAATCTCTTCATCCTTTAAGTGGTCACTTGAGAGCAGCTTTGCAGAGAGAAGGTGATCATTGTGGTTGGATACCGGTTTCACTGATTACTATCTGTGATTCAAAGATTTATAATCTATGTAAATCCATTGATCCTAAGGTGGAGTCAAATCCATTTTTGGTCATATCATATGTGATGAGGGCTGCTGCTAGTTTGTCTGAGGTTGTTTGTACTTCTGAGGGAAAGCTTTGGATTAGGAGGCAAATTCAATACCCTCATGAAATTATTGATTCAGTTATCCCAAAACCTGGCTCCTCTGAAAGCTTTTTGATTAGAGCCATAAGCATACCATGTTTACAAGAGAAGAGTGTTGAAGTATTAAACCTAAATGTTTCTTCAACTGGATATTACCTTGATTTTATTGCAAACCAACTTGGTTTAGTGGATGCTTCAAACATTCTGGTTTCTAG ACCTATTGGTAAAGCCTCATCAGAGACAAGATTGTACTTTACTGCTCCACAGTCATATCTGTTGGAACTGTCTTCGGACTATTTAAATGCGAAAGAAGTTATTGCTTGTGAAGGATCTTTTAATGAGCGGGCAAGTTACTTGTCTGGTGAAGATATATATGGTGATGCAATTTTGGCATCAATTGGATACACATGGAAGTCCATGGACCTCTTCCATGAAGATTTATCCCTCCAATCATACTACAG GATTATTCTGGGTAAGATACCAGGTGGAGTTTATAAGCTCTCCAGAGGGGCAATACTTGCAGCTGAGTTACCTTTAGCCTACACTACAAAGACAAACTGGAGAGGTTCCTTTCCAAGAGAAATTCTTTGCACATTCTGCCGTCGGCACCGGCTTTCTGAACCTGTCTTCTCTACTATAAGAACATCAGAAGCAATGACCTCAGgattaaacaaaaatttgaagGTGAATGAATCTGCTGTGGAAGAGACACAGCATGCTAGTGGGTGTATAGTTGCTACTGGTGCTAAGGAAGAAGTGGAATCTGGAGGCACCTTTAGATGTGAAGTAAAGATATATTCCAAGTTTCAGGATTTGATTATTGAGTGCTCACCAAAAGATTCTTATAAGAGGCCGCCTGATTCCATCCAGAATGCATCTCTGAAAGTTCTTTTATGGTTAAATATGTACTTTATGAATCCAGATATGCCTGCGGAGAGATTGAACTGCTCTGCCACTGAACTCAACATTCAATTTTATCCTCAGCACCTTATGAAAGCATTTGGGCTGTATCAATCTGTTCAAAACTTTTGGCATAGTGAAATTCAAGGTGGAATATTATTACAATCAAACCGTATGAACATGCCACATACTATGCTTGGACATGGAATTGGTTCTTTTAACATTGAAGGTCCGGATTCTGGAGTGTCTGCTTCTAATGGGTGCTTATCATGCATAAGTTACTCTGTATCGTTGTTGACCGAGGGTGAAAATACAAAAGAACTTCTTGAAAGTACAGAtgagtttgagtttgaaataGGGTCTGTATCAGTGATTTCACATCTGGAAACAGTTGTAACACAGATGACTGTTGGTCAGTCTGCCTTTTTTTGTATGGATTTGCCCCCCAAAGAGTTAATTTTAGCTGCAACTGATGATTGTGAAAGGGTTGTTCCGATGTTAGCTTCAA GAACCTGCTGTTTGGAGTACACCATAACTTTGTTGCGGGTAACAGAACCTCTGGAGGACAGAATGGAGCAGGCTCTTTTCAGTCCCCCACTTTCAAAACAGCGAGTGGGATTTGCGGTGCAACATATCAAAGAATCGGGTGCTACTACTTTG gttGACTTCGGGTGTGGTGCTGGAAGTCTGTTGGATTCTTTGCTGAATTATGAAACTTCTCTAGAAAAAATTGTTGGTGTTGATATTTCAAACAAGAGTCTTGTACGGGCTGCAAAG GTACTTCATACAAAACTCAGCAAAAAGTCAGATGCTGATGTTCCATTCGCAGAATTAAAATCTTTAGTTCTTTATGATGGTTCAATCTTAGATTTCGACTCCAGATTGTATGGATTTGATATTGGCACTTGCTTAGAG GTAATTGAGCACATGGAAGAAGATCAAGCATGCCTTTTTGGTGATATTGTGTTGAGTTCTTTTCTTCCAAGAATTTTGATTGTTTCTACCCCGAACTATGAATACAATGTCATACTTCAGAAGTCTAGCCTTTCAAGCCAAGAAGAAGATCCAGATGATAAAACCCAGTCGCAATCTTGTAAATTTCGCAACCATGACCACAAGTTTGAGTGGACTAGAGAGCAGTTCAACCACTGGGCAACCGAGTTGGCTGCAAGGCACAACTATAGTGTTGAGTTCAGTGGCGTTGGTGGATCTGGAGACTTAGAACCGGGTTTTGCTTCCCAGATTGCTGTTTTTAGAAGGCGATATCCATTGCAAGGAGATGATCTTCTTAAGGATACAGATATTGAACGTCAGTATGATGTTGTGTGGGAATGGAATGGTGGCACTAGATCAAGATCTGCTCTTTGA